From a single Anaerolineales bacterium genomic region:
- a CDS encoding amidohydrolase — protein MTQKADTLFVNAIVLTMDEQLNQYDPGAVAVKGDSIIAVGNEVDIKKEYSADEIVDCGGKVLMPGLVNAHTHVPMTLLRGLADDLRLDVWLMGYMLPVEREFVSPEFVRLGTLIACAEQIRSGVTTFNDMYFFEDDIAQATAEAGMRAVCGQSIMKYPAPDAAAYEDSIAYAREFIKKWKGHPLIVPAIAPHAPYSTTPEILRTCADIAKENDVPLHIHISETAFEVETMRNEQGMPVIPYVKKQGIFEAKVIAAHCVHIDVGEMRTMHHAKAGISHNPSSNLKLASGFAPVTKMLENGLNVGIGTDGPASNNDLDMFEEVRLASFVAKAASNDPTVLPAATALVMATRMGAQALHIGHLTGSLEAGKRADLILVDTSPLHNSPRFKRDPLNAYAQLVFASKSTDVTDVMVNGKWLMRDHELLTLNEAELLQQARELAKKIDAFLIAREQSVLSKLIALGGSMEQESFEVQVKVKVTEPDITVQNMKQPEIEVTAYKHYQQYDNYFLFDDPAQGRLRFREDNLITAKGEVENVRSRLTLLGQKREDEMEHDVALSRSRFLAPATHTLRFYREYFKPAREVSVEKNRLRWHIRYKDTEFFVNIDEVKEPQMGHFLEIKSRTWSRKDADHKAELAAELLTLLGAADAETETQDLIEVLTAN, from the coding sequence ATGACACAAAAAGCAGACACACTCTTTGTCAATGCCATTGTGCTGACGATGGACGAGCAATTAAACCAATATGATCCCGGCGCGGTCGCTGTCAAGGGCGACTCGATCATCGCCGTTGGAAATGAAGTAGATATCAAGAAGGAATATTCCGCTGATGAAATCGTCGACTGCGGCGGGAAAGTGCTCATGCCGGGGCTGGTCAACGCGCACACCCACGTCCCCATGACCCTCCTGCGCGGACTGGCAGACGACCTGCGCCTCGACGTATGGTTGATGGGTTACATGCTGCCCGTCGAACGCGAATTCGTCTCACCGGAATTCGTGCGTCTCGGCACGCTTATCGCCTGCGCAGAACAGATCCGCAGCGGCGTGACGACCTTCAACGACATGTATTTCTTCGAAGACGACATCGCGCAAGCCACCGCCGAGGCGGGCATGCGCGCCGTATGCGGGCAATCCATCATGAAATATCCCGCGCCGGATGCGGCTGCATACGAAGATTCGATCGCGTACGCGCGCGAGTTCATCAAAAAATGGAAGGGGCATCCGCTCATCGTCCCTGCGATCGCGCCGCACGCCCCCTACTCCACCACGCCCGAGATCCTGCGCACCTGCGCCGATATTGCAAAAGAAAACGACGTCCCGCTTCACATCCACATCTCCGAAACCGCGTTCGAAGTGGAAACCATGCGCAACGAACAGGGTATGCCTGTCATTCCGTATGTCAAAAAACAGGGCATCTTCGAAGCCAAGGTCATCGCCGCGCACTGCGTCCACATCGACGTGGGCGAAATGCGCACCATGCACCACGCAAAGGCTGGCATTTCGCACAACCCATCGTCCAACCTGAAGCTTGCTTCAGGATTCGCACCCGTGACCAAAATGCTAGAAAATGGATTGAACGTCGGCATCGGCACGGATGGACCCGCATCGAACAATGACCTTGACATGTTCGAAGAAGTCCGCCTCGCCTCGTTCGTCGCCAAGGCTGCCTCCAACGACCCGACCGTGCTCCCCGCTGCAACCGCCCTCGTAATGGCTACCCGCATGGGAGCGCAGGCACTTCACATCGGACATTTGACCGGGTCACTCGAAGCGGGCAAACGCGCCGACCTGATCCTTGTGGACACCTCCCCCCTGCATAACTCCCCGCGCTTCAAACGGGATCCGTTGAATGCCTACGCCCAATTGGTCTTTGCTTCCAAATCCACTGACGTGACCGATGTGATGGTCAATGGGAAGTGGCTGATGCGCGACCATGAACTGCTTACACTGAATGAAGCGGAACTTCTCCAACAAGCGCGTGAACTGGCGAAGAAAATCGACGCTTTCCTGATCGCACGCGAACAGTCGGTGCTGTCCAAGCTGATCGCGCTGGGCGGCTCGATGGAGCAGGAATCGTTCGAGGTGCAGGTCAAGGTCAAAGTAACAGAACCAGACATCACCGTCCAGAATATGAAGCAGCCGGAGATCGAGGTCACGGCATACAAACACTACCAACAATATGACAATTACTTCCTCTTCGACGATCCAGCACAGGGACGCCTGCGTTTCCGCGAAGACAATCTCATCACCGCAAAGGGCGAGGTGGAAAATGTGCGCTCGCGCCTGACATTGCTCGGACAAAAACGCGAGGATGAAATGGAGCATGATGTGGCGCTCTCGCGCAGCCGCTTCCTTGCGCCCGCCACTCACACACTGCGCTTCTATCGCGAGTACTTCAAGCCTGCGCGCGAGGTTTCCGTTGAAAAGAATCGTCTGCGCTGGCATATCCGCTACAAGGATACGGAGTTCTTCGTGAACATCGACGAGGTGAAAGAGCCGCAGATGGGGCATTTCCTTGAGATCAAGAGCCGCACGTGGAGCCGCAAGGATGCCGACCATAAGGCGGAACTCGCCGCTGAATTGCTGACCCTGCTCGGCGCGGCAGATGCCGAAACCGAGACGCAGGATCTGATCGAGGTGTTGACCGCGAATTAA
- a CDS encoding M14 family metallopeptidase, protein MPAPRPKKENPWVILAWTLNIAGLGGLAVILVAYWALQPVFAAPQEGADTNPLPMTMPPTFTQDPFSAFLPTITPNPRATLIVAQTPTPFVIKNLGAGTARVTVIGYSVSGRPIEVYTFGNGERQKMIVAGIHGGYEWNTIALADELIQHIFDNPDIIPSDVTLFILRNLNPDGDARAHNVDGRVNDHGVDLNRNFPSNWAATWDRDGCWNYRPTTGGARPGSEPETRALMYFLQSQRVETLISYHSAALGVFPGGEPWEENSIEFAQALAKATSYRFPPIDTGCIYTGTLADYAVEMGATAVDMELSTHRYTDFEQNLKALEVLLNWRK, encoded by the coding sequence ATGCCCGCCCCGCGACCTAAGAAGGAGAATCCCTGGGTCATCCTTGCATGGACGTTGAACATTGCCGGCTTGGGCGGACTCGCGGTGATTCTGGTTGCCTATTGGGCGTTACAGCCGGTCTTTGCCGCACCGCAAGAGGGCGCGGATACCAACCCACTGCCCATGACGATGCCGCCCACCTTCACACAAGATCCCTTCTCTGCGTTCCTGCCGACCATCACGCCAAATCCGCGTGCCACATTAATCGTGGCACAAACCCCGACACCCTTTGTCATTAAGAATTTGGGGGCTGGCACCGCACGGGTCACTGTCATTGGTTATTCCGTGTCGGGCAGACCGATCGAAGTCTATACCTTTGGCAACGGCGAACGACAGAAGATGATCGTGGCGGGTATCCATGGCGGATATGAATGGAATACAATTGCATTAGCCGATGAATTGATCCAGCATATTTTCGATAATCCCGACATCATTCCCAGCGACGTGACACTGTTCATCCTGCGCAACCTCAACCCCGACGGCGACGCCCGCGCCCACAATGTGGATGGGCGCGTCAACGACCACGGTGTGGACTTGAATCGCAACTTCCCTTCAAACTGGGCTGCCACCTGGGACCGCGACGGCTGCTGGAATTATCGTCCCACCACAGGCGGTGCAAGACCCGGCTCCGAACCGGAAACACGCGCCCTGATGTACTTTCTGCAAAGCCAAAGGGTAGAGACGCTTATCAGTTATCATAGCGCTGCACTGGGCGTCTTCCCCGGCGGCGAACCGTGGGAGGAAAATTCGATAGAATTTGCCCAAGCGCTCGCCAAAGCGACCAGCTACCGTTTTCCGCCCATCGATACGGGCTGTATTTATACCGGCACTCTTGCCGATTATGCTGTTGAAATGGGCGCAACGGCTGTAGACATGGAATTATCCACGCACCGATATACGGATTTCGAACAAAACTTGAAGGCATTGGAAGTTTTGCTGAACTGGAGAAAATAA
- a CDS encoding molybdopterin-binding protein, with protein sequence MTSAEIITIGTEILLGEIVDTNTRHIARTLRGLGVDLYRTITIGDNVERIAESIRNSMARADIVITTGGLGPTVDDPTREAVAKALGVETEFREDLWQQVVETISRYGRKPSENQKRQAFVPQGAIGVKNPVGTAPCFIVETPRNAIISLPGVPNEMEHVLHESIIPYLQERFNLDQILKVRILHCAGLGEGTIDEKIADLERLSNPTVGLAAHTGVVDVRIAAKAKTEADADAMIAQVEAQVRERLGNHVFGVDDDRLEKVALDAVARRGLSLAAIESGLDGLLARKIPHTASIPNLTTDSLREALRAARTESNADVALGVAVFMDERAAEMAMITPKGEKSHRITYGGPPKSLPRWSVNLALNWLRTTMEEME encoded by the coding sequence ATGACCTCAGCAGAAATCATCACCATCGGCACGGAAATATTACTCGGCGAGATCGTGGACACGAACACGCGCCACATCGCCCGCACCTTGCGCGGCTTGGGCGTGGACTTGTACCGCACCATCACCATCGGTGACAACGTCGAGCGCATCGCGGAATCGATCCGTAATTCGATGGCGCGCGCCGACATTGTCATCACCACGGGCGGGCTGGGTCCCACGGTGGATGATCCCACACGTGAAGCGGTTGCCAAAGCGCTTGGCGTCGAAACCGAATTCCGCGAAGATTTGTGGCAGCAGGTGGTGGAAACGATCTCAAGATACGGACGCAAGCCATCTGAAAATCAAAAGCGGCAGGCGTTCGTTCCGCAGGGCGCGATCGGTGTAAAAAATCCCGTCGGTACTGCGCCTTGCTTCATCGTCGAAACGCCGCGCAACGCAATCATTTCCCTGCCCGGCGTACCAAACGAAATGGAACACGTCCTGCACGAGTCCATCATTCCGTATCTGCAAGAACGCTTCAACCTCGATCAAATTCTCAAGGTCCGCATCCTGCATTGTGCGGGTCTGGGCGAAGGCACGATCGACGAAAAGATCGCCGATCTCGAAAGGCTCAGCAACCCCACCGTCGGTCTCGCGGCGCATACCGGCGTGGTGGATGTCCGCATTGCGGCGAAGGCGAAGACCGAAGCCGATGCCGACGCGATGATCGCGCAGGTCGAGGCGCAGGTCCGCGAGCGGCTCGGCAATCATGTCTTTGGCGTGGATGATGATCGGCTGGAAAAAGTCGCTTTGGATGCAGTGGCAAGACGGGGATTAAGTCTCGCGGCGATTGAGTCAGGATTGGATGGTCTGCTCGCGCGGAAGATCCCCCACACCGCTTCAATCCCCAATCTGACAACTGATTCGCTTCGAGAGGCTTTGCGCGCCGCCCGAACCGAATCCAACGCGGACGTGGCGCTTGGGGTTGCCGTCTTCATGGACGAACGCGCCGCCGAAATGGCAATGATCACGCCCAAGGGCGAAAAGTCGCACCGCATCACCTACGGTGGACCGCCCAAAAGCCTGCCGCGTTGGAGCGTGAACCTCGCCCTCAACTGGCTGCGGACAACGATGGAGGAAATGGAATAA
- a CDS encoding FAD-dependent oxidoreductase: protein MNLPTTADIVIIGGGVMGASAAYHLAKRGAKNIILLEKEEFFGTGATGRCAGGVRYQFSTEINVRLSQESLPMIEHFKEETGQDVSYVQCGYLLVATNEKDATTFKHNVELQNHLGVPTQLLSGDDVRARLPQMKFDDAIAGTFNQKDGIVDPNGIVMGYVLAAQKMGVQAVTNAEVTGITVSGGEVRAVQTNLGEIQTRMVLNAAGPWAGLIGQMADVSLPIVPLRRQMFTTNPLPEVSPDFPFVIDFAKSLYFHREGEGLLIGMSNQNEKPGFDQNVDEDFELVNLEAAIDRMPLVERASRASHWAGLYEVTPDAHPIYGGTDVKGFTVCTGFSGHGFMHGPVSGKLMSEYILDGSYSTLDVSMLDLKRFEEGRLIKEYNVV, encoded by the coding sequence ATGAATCTACCAACCACAGCAGACATCGTCATCATCGGCGGGGGCGTGATGGGGGCAAGCGCCGCGTATCACCTTGCAAAGCGCGGAGCAAAGAACATCATCCTGCTGGAAAAGGAAGAATTTTTTGGAACAGGCGCAACGGGCAGGTGCGCGGGCGGGGTGCGTTATCAATTCTCGACTGAGATCAACGTGAGACTTTCGCAGGAAAGCCTGCCGATGATCGAACATTTCAAAGAAGAAACGGGGCAGGATGTGAGCTACGTCCAATGCGGATATTTGCTGGTGGCGACCAATGAAAAAGATGCAACCACCTTCAAACATAACGTGGAATTGCAAAACCACCTCGGCGTGCCGACCCAACTGCTCAGCGGAGATGACGTCCGCGCGCGGCTGCCGCAGATGAAATTCGATGACGCCATTGCAGGCACGTTCAACCAGAAGGACGGCATCGTGGACCCGAACGGCATCGTGATGGGATACGTCCTCGCGGCACAAAAGATGGGTGTGCAGGCGGTCACAAACGCCGAGGTGACGGGAATCACCGTCAGCGGCGGGGAGGTTCGGGCTGTACAAACCAATTTGGGCGAAATCCAGACGCGCATGGTCTTGAACGCGGCAGGTCCGTGGGCAGGATTGATCGGTCAGATGGCGGACGTGTCGCTTCCCATCGTCCCTCTCCGCAGGCAGATGTTCACCACCAATCCCCTGCCCGAAGTGTCCCCGGATTTTCCATTTGTGATCGATTTTGCCAAGTCGTTGTACTTCCACCGCGAAGGCGAAGGCTTGCTGATCGGCATGAGCAACCAAAATGAAAAGCCTGGTTTCGACCAAAACGTGGATGAAGATTTTGAGTTGGTCAACCTGGAAGCAGCGATTGATCGGATGCCGCTCGTGGAACGCGCCAGCCGCGCGTCGCATTGGGCGGGCTTGTACGAAGTGACTCCCGACGCGCATCCGATCTACGGCGGCACGGACGTGAAAGGCTTCACTGTTTGCACGGGCTTTTCGGGGCACGGCTTCATGCACGGACCCGTTTCGGGTAAGTTGATGAGCGAATATATCTTGGATGGAAGTTACTCCACGCTGGATGTTTCGATGCTCGACCTGAAACGCTTTGAAGAGGGGCGTTTGATAAAAGAGTACAATGTGGTGTAA
- a CDS encoding ABC transporter ATP-binding protein: MSILNINNVHTYYGNIHALKGITLNVEQGEILTLIGGNGAGKTTTLRTICGLLQPREGDVLFNGENLNKYKAHEVVYKGISMVPEGRGIFTRLTITENLEMGAYSRNSVQEMKEDMERVFTLFPRLKERRNQVAGTLSGGEQQMLATGRALMTRPTVLLMDEPSMGLAPVLVELIFDTIQQINQQGVTILLVEQNAHMALSVAHRGYVLQTGEIVLSDTAENLKNDPTVQKAYLGIE, translated from the coding sequence ATGTCCATATTAAACATAAACAACGTTCACACCTACTACGGCAATATCCATGCCTTGAAGGGCATCACCTTGAATGTCGAACAGGGTGAAATTCTTACGCTCATCGGCGGCAACGGCGCAGGAAAAACCACCACTCTGCGCACCATCTGCGGGCTGCTCCAGCCGCGCGAAGGAGATGTGCTCTTCAACGGTGAAAATCTCAACAAGTACAAGGCGCATGAAGTCGTCTACAAAGGCATCTCCATGGTTCCCGAGGGACGCGGCATCTTCACCCGCCTCACCATCACCGAAAATCTGGAAATGGGCGCCTACAGCCGCAACAGTGTGCAGGAAATGAAAGAAGACATGGAACGCGTCTTCACCCTCTTCCCGCGCCTTAAGGAACGCCGTAACCAGGTCGCTGGCACGCTCTCCGGCGGCGAACAGCAGATGCTTGCCACCGGACGCGCCTTGATGACCCGCCCCACCGTCCTGCTCATGGACGAACCTTCGATGGGTCTCGCGCCGGTATTAGTGGAACTCATCTTCGACACCATCCAACAGATCAACCAGCAGGGCGTCACCATCCTGCTCGTGGAGCAGAACGCCCACATGGCGCTTTCCGTCGCTCATCGCGGATACGTCCTGCAAACAGGTGAGATCGTGCTCAGCGACACGGCGGAGAACCTCAAGAACGACCCGACCGTGCAAAAAGCCTATCTGGGCATCGAGTAA
- a CDS encoding ABC transporter ATP-binding protein gives MTPILTAKKVTKRFGGLVAVNSVDFEIPERSIVSIIGPNGAGKTTFFNCITGFNKADEGTITFEGNEIQSLRPDQITRFGISRTYQNIRLFAGMTALENILVGQHKFLHSSWISAILRTKGMIEEERNALAEAQKLLNFVDLKGKGDQLARNLAYGEQRRLEIARALATRPKLLLLDEPSAGMNPRETEDLTAFIRRLRDELGIAILLIEHHMRVVMGISEQITVLDYGEKIAEGTPKEIQSNQRVIEAYLGRGAATEGMEGAHERFNKKKSMKQ, from the coding sequence ATGACACCCATTCTGACTGCCAAAAAAGTAACCAAACGCTTCGGCGGGCTTGTCGCCGTCAACTCGGTGGATTTCGAAATTCCAGAAAGATCCATCGTCAGCATTATCGGACCGAACGGCGCAGGCAAGACCACCTTCTTCAACTGTATCACCGGCTTCAACAAAGCGGATGAGGGTACGATCACCTTCGAAGGCAACGAGATCCAGAGCCTTCGCCCGGATCAGATCACCCGCTTTGGAATTTCGCGTACCTACCAGAACATACGTCTGTTTGCCGGCATGACCGCGCTGGAAAATATCCTGGTCGGACAGCATAAATTCCTGCATTCTTCATGGATCAGTGCCATCCTGCGCACCAAAGGCATGATCGAAGAAGAGAGGAACGCCCTCGCTGAAGCCCAGAAACTGCTCAATTTTGTAGATTTGAAAGGCAAAGGCGACCAACTCGCCCGTAATCTTGCCTACGGCGAACAACGCCGCCTCGAGATCGCCCGGGCGCTTGCTACACGCCCGAAACTGCTCCTGCTGGACGAACCCAGTGCCGGCATGAATCCGCGCGAAACAGAAGACCTGACCGCCTTTATCCGCCGCCTGCGCGATGAACTGGGGATCGCCATCCTGCTCATCGAGCATCACATGCGGGTGGTGATGGGAATTTCCGAACAGATCACCGTGCTGGATTACGGTGAAAAGATCGCCGAGGGCACGCCAAAAGAGATCCAGTCCAACCAGCGCGTGATCGAAGCCTATCTTGGACGCGGTGCAGCCACCGAAGGCATGGAAGGTGCGCACGAGCGGTTCAACAAGAAAAAATCCATGAAACAGTAG
- a CDS encoding branched-chain amino acid ABC transporter permease: MKTTLGERLTDWSISGFMWGFRILIVFIVVAGTFFTLQSGKYTGEQWIDFIVFGVSQGSIYALIALGYTMVYGILRMINFAHGEIFMSGAFSAYFLATWLNTIGFVDANPVLGLLIPILFAMFMSACIAMLVERVAYRPLRNAPRLVPLISAIGASFFLQYTFRGFFGPGVYAYPPIKALEGEWVIFGVGILKVQIIVAVAAALIMALLYIIVMRTKLGKAMRAVSEDKDTAALMGIDVNRIIVSTFAIGAAMAGAAGVLYALIYRQVNFFMGFTPGIKAFTSAVLGGIGNIPGAMLGGLVLGVFESIGPALFLDGLGIIRPYQLKDAIAYTMLVMILLFRPSGILGERLTSKKA; encoded by the coding sequence ATGAAAACGACACTGGGAGAACGGCTTACTGACTGGTCCATAAGCGGTTTCATGTGGGGGTTCCGCATCCTGATTGTCTTTATTGTTGTGGCGGGCACGTTTTTCACACTTCAAAGCGGAAAATACACAGGCGAGCAGTGGATCGACTTTATCGTCTTTGGAGTATCACAGGGCAGCATCTACGCCCTGATCGCGCTTGGCTATACCATGGTATACGGTATTTTGCGCATGATCAACTTTGCCCATGGCGAAATCTTCATGAGCGGGGCATTCAGCGCCTATTTCCTTGCCACCTGGCTTAACACGATTGGATTTGTAGACGCAAATCCCGTTCTCGGTCTTTTAATTCCCATATTATTTGCAATGTTCATGTCCGCCTGCATCGCCATGCTTGTGGAGCGTGTCGCCTACCGCCCCCTGCGCAATGCGCCGCGTCTTGTACCGCTCATCAGCGCCATCGGCGCATCTTTTTTTCTGCAATATACCTTCCGCGGTTTTTTTGGACCCGGCGTATATGCCTACCCCCCCATCAAAGCGCTGGAGGGTGAATGGGTCATCTTCGGGGTAGGCATCCTGAAGGTACAGATCATTGTAGCTGTTGCCGCCGCGCTCATCATGGCGCTCCTCTACATCATCGTCATGCGCACAAAGCTGGGAAAAGCCATGCGTGCCGTCTCCGAGGATAAAGATACTGCCGCTTTGATGGGCATCGATGTGAACCGCATCATCGTCTCCACCTTTGCCATCGGTGCTGCCATGGCGGGAGCCGCAGGCGTGCTTTACGCGCTTATCTATCGCCAGGTTAACTTCTTCATGGGCTTTACTCCGGGCATCAAAGCCTTCACATCCGCAGTGTTGGGCGGCATCGGCAATATCCCCGGCGCCATGCTCGGCGGACTTGTGCTGGGCGTATTTGAATCCATCGGTCCGGCGCTCTTCCTCGACGGGCTTGGCATCATCCGCCCCTACCAGCTCAAGGATGCCATTGCCTACACCATGCTTGTCATGATCCTGTTGTTCCGCCCCTCGGGTATTTTGGGCGAACGCCTGACGTCCAAGAAAGCCTAA
- a CDS encoding branched-chain amino acid ABC transporter substrate-binding protein, protein MNKRLLALLSLLVIASMMLAACGGGTGGDTGSGGDTGSGGDTGTSGYECTDPLGCVTIGPDEPVHVAFWGVLSGADSSLGEDSKRGVEIAIDDRGGQLLGHDILLTTEDGLCTPEGGATAAQKLATDTSIVGLVGSTCSDETVGGIAAITNAGLTTISPANTRPVLTDPNRGPDYAGYLRTAHSDAFQGKAVAEFAYNVLGVRKAATIHDGSAYAEALQQVFADEFAALGGEVVAQEAVARDATDMRPVLTTIAAAQPEFVYFPVFVAGGGFIVNQIRDVAGLEDVKIAGSDGIFTADFLEAGGENTVGMYLSSPDFGAFPGGYPEFIEKHNAKYGGAPLSVFHAHAYDAANMLFAALEAVAVVQEDGTIFVPRQALRDAVYATQNFQGVTGSLSCSPSGDCGAPVIAIYEITNADPASWDPQNADNPNPKKIYP, encoded by the coding sequence ATGAATAAGCGTTTGCTCGCTTTACTTTCGTTGCTGGTGATCGCCAGCATGATGCTCGCCGCATGCGGCGGCGGAACCGGTGGCGACACTGGCTCTGGCGGCGATACTGGCAGCGGTGGCGACACTGGCACCAGCGGCTACGAATGCACCGACCCGCTCGGCTGTGTGACCATCGGACCCGATGAACCCGTCCACGTTGCCTTCTGGGGCGTTCTCTCCGGCGCTGACAGCAGCCTCGGTGAAGATTCCAAGCGCGGCGTCGAGATCGCCATTGACGATCGCGGCGGACAGCTCCTTGGTCATGACATCCTGTTGACCACCGAAGACGGCTTGTGCACGCCTGAAGGCGGCGCCACTGCCGCGCAGAAGCTTGCGACCGATACGTCGATCGTCGGCTTGGTTGGTTCCACCTGCTCGGATGAAACCGTCGGCGGTATCGCTGCGATCACCAATGCTGGTCTGACCACCATCTCCCCCGCCAACACCCGCCCGGTGTTGACCGATCCGAACCGCGGTCCTGACTACGCCGGTTATCTCCGCACTGCGCACAGCGATGCCTTCCAGGGCAAGGCTGTGGCTGAATTTGCCTACAACGTTCTTGGCGTCCGCAAGGCTGCCACCATCCATGACGGCTCCGCCTACGCGGAAGCCCTCCAGCAGGTCTTTGCAGACGAATTCGCCGCCCTCGGTGGTGAAGTTGTTGCCCAGGAAGCAGTCGCCAGAGACGCCACCGACATGCGCCCTGTTCTGACCACGATCGCCGCTGCCCAGCCTGAGTTCGTGTACTTCCCGGTGTTCGTTGCCGGCGGTGGTTTTATCGTCAACCAGATCCGTGACGTTGCCGGTCTCGAAGATGTCAAGATCGCCGGCTCCGATGGTATCTTCACTGCCGACTTCCTTGAAGCGGGCGGCGAAAACACCGTAGGCATGTACCTCTCCAGCCCGGACTTCGGCGCCTTCCCCGGCGGTTATCCTGAGTTCATCGAGAAGCATAATGCCAAGTACGGCGGCGCTCCGCTCTCTGTCTTCCACGCACACGCCTATGATGCCGCGAACATGCTCTTCGCCGCCCTCGAAGCGGTTGCCGTCGTGCAAGAAGATGGAACCATCTTCGTTCCCCGTCAGGCTCTGCGCGATGCCGTCTACGCCACCCAGAACTTCCAGGGTGTGACCGGCTCGCTCTCCTGCTCCCCGTCCGGTGACTGCGGTGCTCCTGTGATCGCGATCTACGAGATCACGAATGCAGATCCCGCTTCCTGGGATCCCCAGAACGCCGACAACCCGAACCCCAAGAAGATCTACCCCTAG
- a CDS encoding cyclic nucleotide-binding domain-containing protein, with translation MDNIVNFLKQSDIFYQFTPTRLEMVGNVCQEVVFNANETIFQENSSSNELYVIVQGEVDILINRITAGNGKNETAVARLRRGQSFGEVALVDEGLRSASARAAQKDTRLLVIQRDKLIMLCETYPQLGYRLMYNLAADLAMKIRNTDLRIREQLLYKPHEKN, from the coding sequence ATGGATAATATCGTCAACTTCTTGAAACAAAGCGATATCTTCTATCAATTCACTCCGACCCGGTTGGAGATGGTGGGCAATGTGTGCCAGGAGGTCGTGTTCAACGCGAATGAGACGATCTTCCAGGAAAACAGCAGCAGCAACGAGTTGTACGTGATCGTGCAGGGTGAGGTGGACATTTTGATCAACCGCATTACTGCAGGGAATGGCAAGAACGAGACGGCGGTGGCGCGGCTGCGCAGGGGGCAATCGTTCGGGGAGGTGGCGCTGGTGGACGAGGGACTGCGGTCCGCTTCGGCGCGCGCCGCCCAAAAGGATACCCGCCTGTTGGTGATCCAGCGTGACAAGCTGATTATGTTGTGCGAAACCTATCCGCAACTGGGCTACCGCCTGATGTACAACCTCGCGGCGGACCTTGCGATGAAGATCCGCAACACCGACCTGCGCATCCGCGAGCAACTGCTCTATAAGCCACACGAAAAAAACTGA